A single window of Anomaloglossus baeobatrachus isolate aAnoBae1 chromosome 5, aAnoBae1.hap1, whole genome shotgun sequence DNA harbors:
- the LOC142310671 gene encoding uncharacterized protein LOC142310671, with protein MNKDRDQMVERLINLTLEILFRITGEDYIVVKKTSGERCQAPVSEGWGGTLSPIPGPPPHPRIHEDINDQKILELTYKMIELLTGEVPIRCQDVTVYFSMEEWEYLEGHKDQYKNIMMEESLPHTSPVRSSKRTTPARHPEAQDRSQDHQLVNQDEVLHHCPTTDIMEEEEEYVRGDEQCKKETPTDDGSDDCNRSAEGHLTFDLKAENPDNSQDTHEVHATVPDIHSSSDSSQTEEQSKIHRMGMKYPATLKGNKPFSCSECKKCYNNKANLVVHQRIHTGDKPYSCSECDKCFTTRSHFVVHLRRHTGEKPYSCSECDKCFTAKSDLIVHLRKHTGEKPHTCSECGKCFSKKSGLVVHKKIHTGEKLYSCSECGKCFSTKSILVRHKKIHTGEKPYSCSECGKCFPFKSYLVIHQKTHTGEMPYSCPECGKCFPTKSDLVKHQKSHTSEKPYSCSECEKGFKTRIALVIHVRTHTGEKPYSCLECGKCFSNRSGLFAHKRIHTGETPYSCSECGKYFKHKSNLVTHQRIHTGEKRYSCSECEECFQRSQALVVHQRKHTGEKPYSCLECGKCFRSKSALVKHKKIHTRKKP; from the exons GATTACATAGTGGTGAAGAAGACCTctggtgagcgctgtcaggcccctgtgtctgagggatggggaggaaccctgagcccaatcccggggcctccaccgcacccccggatacatgaggacatcaatgaccagaagatcctagaactcacctacaagatgattgagctgctgactggagag gttcctataaggtgtcaggacgtaactgtctatttctccatggaggagtgggagtatctagaaggtcaCAAGGATCAGTACAAGAACATCATGATGGAGGAAAGTCTGCCccacacatcaccag TAAGAAGCAGTAAGAGGACGACACCAGCGAGACATCCCGAAGCTCAGGACAGGTCACAGGATCATCAG CTTGTGAATCAGGATGAAGTTCTGCACCATTGTCCTACTACAGACAtaatggaagaagaggaggaatatGTGAGGGGTGACGAGCAGTGTAAGAAGGAGACTCCGACAGATGACGGCTCCG atgactgtaATCGGAGCGCAGAGGGACATCTGACGTTTGATTTAAAGGCAGAAAATCCTGATAACTCACAAGATACACATGAAGTACATGCAACTGTTCCTGATATACACtcatcttctgattcatcacagactgaaGAGCAAAGTAAAATTCACAGAATGGGTATGAAATATCCAGCAACTCTAAAAGGaaataagccattttcatgttcagaatgtaaaaAATGTTATAACAACAAAGCAAATCTTGTTGTACATCAGAGAATACACACAGGGgataagccgtattcatgttctgaatgtgacaAATGTTTTACAACTAGATCACATTTTGTAGTACATCTAAGAAGACACACgggtgagaagccatattcatgttctgaatgtgacaAATGTTTTACAGCTAAATCAGATCTTATAGTACATCTAAGAAAACACACAGGCGAGAAGCCACATACATGttccgaatgtggaaaatgttttagcaaGAAATCTGGTCTTGTTGTgcataaaaaaattcacacaggtgagaagctatattcatgttcagaatgtggaaaatgttttagtacTAAATCTATTCTTGTCAGacataagaaaattcacacaggtgagaagccatattcctgttctgaatgtggaaaatgttttccatttaaatcatatcttgttatacatcagaaaactcacacaggggagatgccatattcatgtccagaatgtggaaaatgttttccaactaaatcagatcttgttaaacatcagaaaagtcacacaagtgagaaaccatattcatgttccgaatgtgaaaAAGGTTTTAAAACAAGAATAGCTCTTGTTATTCATGTAAGaacccacacaggggagaaaccttattcatgtttagaatgtggaaaatgttttagcaaTAGGTCTGGTTTGTTTgcacataagagaattcacacaggggagacgccgtattcatgttccgaatgtggtaaatattttaaacataaatcaaatcttgttactcatcagagaattcacacaggagagaaacggtattcatgttcagaatgtgaggaaTGTTTTCAAAGAAGTCAAGCTCTTGTTGTACATCAAAGAAAACACACAGGtgaaaagccgtattcatgtttagaatgtggaaagtgttttCGTAGTAAATCTGCTCTTGTCAAACATAAGAAAATTCACACACGGAAGAAGCCATAG